A window of Chitinophagales bacterium contains these coding sequences:
- a CDS encoding sigma-70 family RNA polymerase sigma factor: MELRNLVPDREILLSLQTGSRMNETIRVLYRDHFENLSWFIQNNGGNRQDAEDIFQEVIVSFIDLVRKDRFRGESSIKTFLFSVNRNLWLNEWKKRDRAMIREQKYEAAGTKEEADISHQIAEKEERDRLIALVDQLGDTCKKILLLFYYEGRSMKEIWEELDYDSEQVVRNKKHKCMKKLEELINANPSIKNTLKTLLNG; this comes from the coding sequence ATGGAATTAAGGAATTTGGTACCGGACCGCGAGATCCTGCTTAGCCTGCAAACAGGTAGCCGGATGAATGAGACCATTCGTGTCCTATACCGTGACCATTTTGAAAACCTGTCCTGGTTTATCCAGAACAACGGCGGAAACAGACAGGATGCAGAAGATATCTTTCAGGAAGTGATCGTCAGTTTCATCGATCTCGTTCGCAAAGACAGGTTCCGTGGAGAATCGAGTATTAAAACCTTCCTTTTCTCCGTAAATAGAAACCTCTGGCTGAATGAATGGAAAAAAAGGGACAGGGCCATGATAAGAGAACAAAAATATGAGGCCGCTGGTACAAAAGAAGAAGCAGATATCAGCCATCAGATCGCTGAAAAAGAAGAACGGGACCGGTTGATCGCACTTGTTGACCAACTGGGAGATACCTGCAAGAAAATACTGCTGCTCTTTTATTACGAAGGCCGCTCGATGAAGGAAATTTGGGAAGAACTGGATTATGACAGCGAGCAGGTGGTTCGCAACAAGAAGCACAAATGCATGAAAAAACTGGAAGAACTGATCAACGCCAACCCATCCATAAAAAACACACTTAAAACATTATTGAATGGATAA